The genomic window ATATTCTCGATGAAACTATTCTCGAACGATATCATCTTCCTCATATCATAAAAGCATTTGAAGATGTTCATTTTCCCAAAACACTCGACCATGCTCTTATAGCAAAAAAACGATTTGCATTTGAAGATATGTTTGTTTTGCAACTACGAACCCTACGAGCAACCAATAAATGGAAAGATATTTCTTCAAAACAAATTCCTCTTCCAAAATCCCTCTCCTCTCTTACTTCCGTACTTCCTTTTGAACTCACTATCGATCAGGAAAATGCTTTGAAAGAAATTTTCGATGATCTTAATAAGCCTCATCCCATGAATCGCCTTCTCAATGGTGATGTTGGCTCTGGAAAAACTGCAGTAGCCCTTCTCTCTATGCTTCATGTGGGAAAGAATGGATTTCAATCTTCTCTTTTGGCTCCAACTGAAATTCTTGCTTTTCAACATTTTGAAACTGCTAGGAAATTACTTTGTGATTCCAATCTTTCTCTTGTACTCCTTACACGATCATACCGACTTCTTGTTCATACCTCTGCAGGAGATACAGTACAAACAATTCCAAGAAATAATATTCTTCGAGCTATAAAAGAAAATTCTATCCATATTGTTATCGGAACTCACGCAATACTTCAAGAGGATGTGCAATTTTCTCGTTTAGCCCTTGTTATTATCGACGAACAGCATCGTTTTGGGGTGGGTCAACGTTCTCATCTCCAAAAGAAACTTATCGAGAGTAAGGATGGCATATCAGAGGCCACACCGCATCTTCTCTCCATGACAGCGACACCTATTCCGCGAACACTTTCTCTCGCCTTTTTTGGAAATTTAGACATTTCTCTTTTAGAAAAAATGCCTAAAGGAAGAAAACCTATTCAAACAAAGATAGTTCGCACAAATCAAAGAAAGGAAATCTATCAATTCATACGAGGAAAAATACAAGAAGGACGTCAAGTATATGTCGTTCTCCCTCTCGTAGAAGAATCAGAAGCGTTTGTAGGTACTAAAGCTGCCATAGTCGAACATCAAAGATTGCAAGATGAGATTTTTCCAGAATTTCATATAGGTCTTCTTCATGGAAAAATGAAATCTTCTGAAAAAGAAGAAATTATGACTCTTTTTAAAAAAGGAGATATTCACATACTTGTAGCCACCTCTGTTGTGGAAGTAGGTGTGGATGTTCCTAATGCAACTATAATGATTATCGAGGAAGCGCATCGATTTGGACTTTCTCAACTTCATCAATTTCGAGGAAGAATAGGTCGCGGAGAACATGAGTCGTATTGTTTTCTTTTTGCTGGAGACGACATGGATGCTCCGTCACGCAGAATGAAAATTCTCGAGGTAAACTCTAGTGGATTCACTATTGCTGAAGAAGATCTCAAACTTAGAGGTCCTGGCGAATTTTTTGGGTCACGCCAATCAGGAATACCCGATATTGGTATGGAAAATCTTACCAATATAAAACTCGTAACCTTCGCCAAGAAAGAGGCTCAGGAAATTCTCAAAAAAGATCCTCTACTTTCCGAACACTCACTCATCCTTAAGAGACTTGATGATTTCGATAGAAATGTTCACTTAGAATAGAAATTTTCTTCCGAAGTAACGGAAGGTTTTTCATACATTTGCTGAGGAGAAAAATCATCTATTTCTTCTGTTTCTTCTTCTGAAATACTCGTCGGCTGTGAAAGATTTAAGAAAGTAGAAGAATTTAAATATAAAGCTAAGCCTATAGCAATAATACCCAAACTGATAATTCCAAAAAGAAAAAGAGAGCTTATTTTTTTCATATATTTTTTTATTAAAAAATCTTTATACAATATATCACAAAAATAATTATCTTTGTA from Candidatus Moraniibacteriota bacterium includes these protein-coding regions:
- the recG gene encoding ATP-dependent DNA helicase RecG, translating into MIFHLDTPISKLPGIKTQTAKRLEKLGLFTLENLLRHFPSRYEDLGEVQSISKTKKNTNVTVSGLVKSFESKRSWKRKLLISEAVIDDGTGYVRVIFFGQRFLEKTFQEGNYVRLSGTMEFQNGERIFHSPEFESASKKPVHTGRIVGIYPETYGITSKWLRWRIMEVLQNIREVKDILDETILERYHLPHIIKAFEDVHFPKTLDHALIAKKRFAFEDMFVLQLRTLRATNKWKDISSKQIPLPKSLSSLTSVLPFELTIDQENALKEIFDDLNKPHPMNRLLNGDVGSGKTAVALLSMLHVGKNGFQSSLLAPTEILAFQHFETARKLLCDSNLSLVLLTRSYRLLVHTSAGDTVQTIPRNNILRAIKENSIHIVIGTHAILQEDVQFSRLALVIIDEQHRFGVGQRSHLQKKLIESKDGISEATPHLLSMTATPIPRTLSLAFFGNLDISLLEKMPKGRKPIQTKIVRTNQRKEIYQFIRGKIQEGRQVYVVLPLVEESEAFVGTKAAIVEHQRLQDEIFPEFHIGLLHGKMKSSEKEEIMTLFKKGDIHILVATSVVEVGVDVPNATIMIIEEAHRFGLSQLHQFRGRIGRGEHESYCFLFAGDDMDAPSRRMKILEVNSSGFTIAEEDLKLRGPGEFFGSRQSGIPDIGMENLTNIKLVTFAKKEAQEILKKDPLLSEHSLILKRLDDFDRNVHLE